In Vigna unguiculata cultivar IT97K-499-35 chromosome 3, ASM411807v1, whole genome shotgun sequence, a single genomic region encodes these proteins:
- the LOC114175561 gene encoding protein MAIN-LIKE 1-like yields the protein MVRTRGNISRRGSNDAPESSRQGAARKRPTASARRRGHEANVVEDDIVENEVPDVPREDEHVIDNDGGGFPGGPYDTSLLTRYQDHDRAVKVVSHIKKVKKLGRPHPAVAPFVLASGLSPLCDILYEYIDLGLVLGFVERWHPETNTFHLPIREMTITLDDVWSLLHLSISGNFCSTENLEYEDSVQILTTLLGVDRAMACVELNQSRGAQVRLSWLRDLYHSCCENELWEFAARAYLLHLVGCTIFANKSATYVRTHYLELFRDLSTCRTYGWGVAALVHLYEQLGDASFANTKQLAGYLPLLQHFPTLGKKEVRDTYVETEPRTLRYVTGRAISAIADVRVQLDGLTYDGMIWNPYVAHRAARQLVTHGMFSGFLRVGTVVQRHLPERVLRQFGFIQPIPRPPSSVPMMDFEAIDDRWKKHEQFVVHQVVQAPAPFSCSDGYLQWFRRVSHPYILRGAEADRPSLVLVPRLRRNLPDDITVQRTSPSSSSSGLLGLVKRIVSGLQQMIDCRDVIEGTVAWDRTHELLHMAQDGVEEEETRGGRRVRGRRPSTSG from the exons atggTTAGGACACGAGGTAATATATCTAGACGTGGTTCAAATGATGCACCCGAGAGTTCCAGACAGGGGGCTGCACGGAAGAGACCGACAGCATCGGCTCGTAGAAGGGGTCATGAGGCTAATGTTGTTGAGGATGACATTGTTGAGAATGAGGTTCCTGACGTTCCTCGGGAGGACGAGCATGTCATTGATAACGATGGTGGAGGATTTCCTGGTGGTCCGTATGATACATCTTTATTGACCCGGTACCAGGATCAT gaTCGAGCTGTGAAAGTGGTCTcccatattaaaaaagttaagaaattagGACGTCCTCACCCTGCTGTTGCACCTTTTGTGTTAGCTTCTGGATTATCACCTTTGTGCGacattttatatgaatatatcgATCTTGGGTTAGTATTGGGTTTCGTGGAGAGATGGCATCCCGAGACTAATACTTTTCATCTGCCCATTAGGGAGATGACCATCACTTTGGATGACGTATGGTCACTTCTCCATCTTTCCATCAGTGGAAACTTTTGCTCCACTGAAAATCTTGAATATGAAGATTCTGTTCAGATTTTGACGACACTTCTTGGTGTTGACCGGGCCATGGCATGTGTGGAGCTGAATCAAAGTCGGGGTGCACAGGTCCGACTGAGCTGGTTGAGAGACTTGTATCACAGCTGTTGTGAAAATGAGCTGTGGGAGTTTGCTGCACGTGCATATCTTTTGCACCTTGTAGGGTGCACGATATTTGCTAACAAAAGCGCCACCTATGTTCGTACACATTATCTCGAGTTATTTAGAGATCTCTCCACATGTCGTACATATGGTTGGGGAGTTGCTGCTCTTGTCCACTTATATGAGCAGCTAGGAGATGCCAGCTTTGCAAATACAAAGCAATTAGCTGGATATCTACCTCTTTTGCAG CACTTCCCTACATTGGGAAAGAAGGAAGTACGAGATACATATGTGGAGACCGAACCCCGTACTCTACGTTATGTCACTGGACGCGCCATTTCCGCTATAGCTGATGTTAGAGTCCAGTTGGATGGCTTGACATATGATGGGATGATTTGGAACCCATATGTAGCACACAGAGCTGCTCGACAACTGGTAACACATGGCATGTTTTCTGGCTTCCTGAGGGTTGGGACCGTCGTACAACGTCATTTGCCGGAGCGTGTGTTGCGACAATTTGGCTTCATCCAGCCTATTCCACGACCGCCTAGTTCGGTTCCCATGATGGACTTTGAGGCTATTGATGACCGGTGGAAAAAGCACGAGCAGTTTGTTGTACATCAAGTGGTCCAAGCACCAGCTCCTTTTTCATGTTCAGATGGATATTTGCAGTGGTTTAGGAGAGTCTCTCATCCATACATTTTACGTGGAGCTGAGGCCGACCGACCTAGCCTTGTGCTTGTGCCCCGACTTCGTCGGAATTTGCCAGATGACATAACAGTTCAGAGGACGTCACCGTCATCATCTTCCAGTGGTTTATTG GGTCTCGTGAAACGCATTGTAAGTGGTCTTCAGCAGATGATAGACTGTAGAGACGTTATTGAGGGCACAGTTGCCTGGGATCGCACTCATGAGTTATTGCATATGGCTCAAGATGGCGTTGAAGAGGAAGAGACTAGAGGAGGACGTAGAGTTCGAGGTCGACGACCATCTACGTCTGGATAG